In Mercurialis annua linkage group LG5, ddMerAnnu1.2, whole genome shotgun sequence, a single genomic region encodes these proteins:
- the LOC126680983 gene encoding BRASSINOSTEROID INSENSITIVE 1-associated receptor kinase 1-like — protein MCKIWRLLFLCFIFVCEVAANSEGDALNALKTNLADPNNVLQSWDPTLVNPCTWFHVTCNSDNFVTRVDLGNADLSGQLVSQLGQLVNLQYLELYSNNISGRIPEELGNLTNLVSLDLYLNKLSGPIPVTLGKLQKLRFLRLNNNTLSGTIPMSLTTIKTLQVLDLSTNRLTGDTPVNGSFSLFTPISFFNNLLSNPPPAPPPPLTPSSPSPSNGNSATGPIAGGVAAGAALLFAAPAIALAYWRRRKPEDHFFDVPAEEDPEVHLGQLKRFSLRELQVASDNFSNKNILGRGGFGKVYKGRLADGSLVAVKRLKEERTQGGELQFQTEVEMISMAVHRNLLRLRGFCMTTTERLLVYPYMANGSVASCLRERSESQAPLNWPIRKRIALGSARGLAYLHDHCDPKIIHRDVKAANILLDEEFEAVVGDFGLAKLMDYKDTHVTTAVRGTIGHIAPEYLSTGKSSEKTDVFGYGVMLLELITGQRAFDLARLANDDDVMLLDWVKGLLKDKKLETLVDADLQGNYINDEVEQLIQVALLCTQSSPMERPKMSEVVRMLEGDGLAERWEEWQKEEIFRQEFNHFQHPNTNWIVDSSSHIPPDELSGPR, from the exons ATGTGCAAGATCTGGCGCTTGCTCTTTTTATGCTTCATTTTTGTTTGTGAAGTTGCTGCTAATTCTGAAG GTGATGCGTTAAACGCATTGAAGACCAATCTGGCTGATCCTAACAATGTTCTTCAGAGTTGGGATCCTACCCTTGTGAATCCTTGCACTTGGTTTCATGTTACATGCAATAGTGACAATTTTGTCACCCGTGT TGATCTTGGAAATGCAGATCTATCTGGTCAGCTTGTTTCTCAACTTGGTCAGCTTGTAAATTTACAATACCT GGAACTTTATAGCAATAACATAAGTGGAAGAATCCCGGAAGAGCTTGGGAATTTGACGAATTTGGTGAGCTTGGATCTTTACTTGAACAAATTAAGTGGTCCAATTCCAGTGACATTGGGCAAGCTTCAAAAACTCAGATTCCT GCGTCTCAACAACAACACCTTGTCGGGAACAATTCCTATGTCGTTGACAACCATCAAAACCTTGCAAGTCCT GGATCTTTCGACCAACAGACTAACGGGGGATACTCCTGTCAATGGCTCATTTTCCTTATTCACTCCCATCAG TTTCTTTAATAATCTACTAAGCAATCCTCCGCctgctcctcctcctcctctgaCTCCATCGTCACCTTCTCCCTCTAATG GCAATAGTGCCACTGGACCTATTGCTGGAGGAGTTGCTGCTGGTGCTGCTCTGCTGTTTGCTGCCCCTGCAATTGCTCTTGCTTATTGGCGACGCAGAAAACCAGAGGATCACTTCTTCGATGTACCAG CCGAAGAGGATCCTGAAGTCCATCTTGGACAGCTTAAAAGGTTTTCTCTTCGTGAATTACAAGTTGCATCGGATAATTTTAGCAATAAGAACATTTTGGGTAGGGGTGGATTCGGAAAGGTATATAAGGGACGTTTAGCAGATGGTTCTTTAGTGGCagtaaaaagattaaaagaggAGCGTACACAGGGTGGTGAGCTGCAGTTCCAAACAGAAGTGGAAATGATCAGCATGGCTGTCCATAGAAATTTGCTTCGCCTTCGTGGTTTTTGCATGACCACGACGGAGCGGTTACTTGTCTATCCATACATGGCTAATGGAAGTGTAGCTTCATGTTTACGAG AGCGTTCAGAATCACAAGCACCCCTAAACTGGCCAATACGAAAGCGAATTGCATTAGGGTCTGCAAGGGGACTGGCTTATTTGCATGATCATTGTGATCCTAAGATCATTCACCGTGATGTGAAAGCTGCAAACATATTGTTGGATGAAGAATTTGAAGCAGTTGTTGGTGACTTTGGGTTGGCAAAACTCATGGACTACAAAGATACTCATGTTACCACTGCAGTGCGTGGCACAATTGGGCATATAGCTCCCGAGTACCTATCAACTGGAAAGTCTTCAGAGAAGACTGACGTTTTTGGTTATGGTGTCATGCTTCTTGAACTGATCACTGGACAAAGGGCTTTTGATCTTGCTCGGCTTGCAAATGATGATGATGTCATGCTGCTTGATTGG GTGAAAGGGCTTTTGAAAGACAAAAAGTTGGAGACATTGGTTGATGCGGATCTACAGGGTAATTATATTAATGATGAGGTGGAGCAGCTAATCCAAGTGGCTCTACTGTGCACACAAAGTTCCCCAATGGAAAGACCTAAAATGTCTGAAGTGGTGAGAATGCTGGAAGGTGATGGATTGGCAGAAAGGTGGGAAGAGTGGCAGAAAGAGGAGATATTCCGTCAAGAATTTAACCACTTTCAGCACCCGAACACAAATTGGATAGTTGATTCCTCGTCCCACATCCCCCCAGATGAATTGTCTGGTCCCAGATGA
- the LOC126680931 gene encoding uncharacterized protein LOC126680931, whose product MDFIDRHMQNSRNSKSARSDNIGDTTLRLNCLSYGGSKMAGFGSIQDNLNVDIASGDDSCKLVLGLGPTPTTYCDDYYNTGCDKTKVLTSSAGLPQGLSSDDDSVLKLGLSGGTKEALGVAECSYLETDISTPIPNLVSCDDNRCLIPVVDEGSTSAKKSGGYMPSLLLAPRVDGGKISLVGEELFQFSTKSQCHQLHLNHETSATTTDFSMGTMSEQATSATSADHKTNNQKKCKFFGCSKGARGASGLCIGHGGGQRCQKPGCNKGAESRTAYCKSHGGGRRCQQLGCTKSAEGKTDLCIAHGGGRRCGFPGVCTKAARGKSGLCIRHGGGKRCKIDGCTRSAEGHAGLCISHGGGRRCQYEGCVKGAQGSTMFCKAHGGGKRCIFAGCTKGAEGSTPLCKGHGGGKRCLYDGGGICPKSVHGGTNFCVAHGGGKRCVVPDCTKSARGRTDCCVKHGGGKRCRFSNCGKSAQGSTDFCKAHGGGKRCNWGEGKCEKFARGKSGLCAAHASMVRGGSNNSCLIGPGLFQGLVSATSNARSSIDNNYSSSGISAVSDCTESFEKQAKRQHLIPPQVLVPPSMKSSSSFINNKKQEEDRNGNNVRSITSCDYMVPEGRVHGGGLMSLFGGNLKNAIDGL is encoded by the coding sequence ATGGATTTTATTGATAGACATATGCAGAATTCTCGCAATAGCAAATCTGCAAGAAGTGATAACATTGGTGACACAACCTTACGCTTGAACTGCCTCAGCTATGGAGGAAGTAAAATGGCTGGATTTGGAAGTATTCAAGATAATCTTAATGTTGATATTGCCAGTGGTGACGATAGCTGTAAGTTGGTTCTTGGTTTAGGTCCAACACCAACTACATATTGTGATGATTATTACAACACCGGGTGTGACAAGACTAAAGTTTTGACTTCTTCTGCTGGACTGCCTCAGGGCTTATCATCTGATGATGATTCTGTCCTAAAACTTGGCCTTTCAGGAGGGACCAAGGAAGCTTTGGGTGTGGCGGAATGTTCATATCTGGAGACTGATATTAGCACACCTATTCCGAATCTAGTTTCTTGTGATGACAATAGATGCTTGATTCCTGTTGTTGACGAGGGCTCCACTTCAGCGAAGAAATCTGGTGGCTACATGCCATCTCTCCTCTTAGCTCCAAGAGTGGATGGTGGAAAAATCTCATTAGTGGGAGAAGAATTATTTCAGTTTAGCACCAAATCTCAATGTCATCAATTGCACCTGAACCATGAAACATCTGCCACCACCACAGATTTCTCAATGGGCACTATGTCTGAGCAGGCCACTTCAGCTACATCTGCAGACCACAAAACGAACAACCAAAAGAAGTGCAAGTTCTTTGGCTGTTCAAAAGGAGCAAGGGGGGCATCAGGTCTTTGTATCGGGCATGGCGGCGGACAAAGATGCCAGAAACCTGGTTGTAACAAAGGGGCTGAAAGCCGAACTGCATATTGTAAGTCCCATGGTGGGGGAAGGAGGTGTCAACAATTAGGTTGCACGAAAAGTGCGGAGGGGAAGACAGATCTTTGCATAGCCCATGGTGGTGGTCGGAGATGTGGGTTTCCTGGAGTGTGCACAAAGGCTGCTCGAGGCAAGTCAGGGCTTTGCATTAGGCATGGTGGTGGGAAGAGATGTAAGATTGATGGCTGCACACGCAGTGCAGAAGGACATGCTGGGCTGTGCATTTCGCATGGGGGTGGACGCCGTTGCCAATATGAAGGATGTGTAAAGGGTGCTCAAGGAAGTACTATGTTTTGCAAGGCTCATGGTGGGGGAAAGCGTTGCATATTTGCAGGCTGCACAAAAGGAGCTGAAGGAAGCACGCCTTTGTGCAAGGGACATGGCGGAGGGAAGCGCTGCCTTTATGATGGTGGTGGAATTTGTCCTAAAAGTGTTCATGGAGGCACTAATTTCTGTGTTGCACATGGTGGTGGAAAGAGATGTGTTGTACCTGACTGCACTAAGAGTGCACGAGGCCGTACTGACTGTTGTGTTAAGCATGGTGGAGGAAAGCGCTGCCGATTCTCAAACTGTGGAAAGAGTGCTCAAGGTAGCACCGACTTCTGCAAGGCACACGGTGGAGGCAAGAGATGCAACTGGGGAGAGGGTAAATGTGAGAAATTTGCAAGGGGTAAGAGTGGTCTTTGTGCTGCACATGCCAGCATGGTTCGCGGAGGATCAAATAACAGCTGTTTAATTGGGCCCGGACTCTTCCAAGGACTTGTATCTGCTACCTCAAATGCTCGAAGCAGTATCGACAACAATTATTCTTCATCCGGAATCAGTGCTGTCTCCGACTGCACAGAGTCTTTCGAAAAGCAAGCTAAAAGACAGCATCTCATACCACCACAGGTATTGGTTCCCCCATCCATGAAATCATCATCGTCTTTCATCAACAATAAGAAGCAAGAGGAAGATAGAAATGGGAATAACGTTCGCAGCATAACCAGCTGCGACTACATGGTTCCGGAGGGAAGAGTCCACGGAGGTGGTCTGATGTCATTGTTTGGTGGGAATCTTAAAAATGCAATTGATGGACTTTGA